The following are encoded together in the Adhaeribacter arboris genome:
- a CDS encoding sensor histidine kinase: MKLTHSYQIRIIGILVVALLRFGLFGSATLEMEGRITLQGLIDNILIASVIIWETSRAVVLFFHRRYALQLSVKRYILETFGVLSANGILYGVIMLLHESPQEILAVKPIFLLYGFLYTFLFGVLVAAFYELLFYMDAWKKATQEAEELKKINLMAQLESLKNQVKPHFLFNSLNTLTALVEKDSVQAVKFIAELAQVYRYLLQSSEKELIGLDQELQFTQAYFFLLRTRFGEGITLKMQVAENLMNCLIPPLTLQILLENAMKHNQVSVRKPLDVIIQSEQDWLVISNNLQPKRGTVLSNGMGLTNITAKYKILNQPEVIILKEPNCFTVKVPLIKAQAA, from the coding sequence TTGAAACTTACTCATAGCTACCAAATACGCATTATTGGGATATTAGTGGTAGCCCTGCTCCGATTCGGGCTTTTTGGCTCGGCAACCCTGGAGATGGAAGGCAGAATAACGCTGCAAGGGTTAATAGATAATATTCTGATTGCTTCGGTGATAATATGGGAAACCAGCCGGGCCGTGGTACTTTTTTTTCATCGCAGATACGCCTTACAACTTTCGGTGAAAAGATACATTCTAGAAACTTTCGGGGTATTATCGGCTAACGGCATTCTATACGGTGTCATAATGCTCTTGCACGAAAGTCCACAAGAGATTTTAGCGGTTAAGCCTATATTTCTGTTGTATGGATTTCTTTATACCTTTTTATTCGGCGTTTTAGTAGCCGCCTTTTACGAATTATTATTTTATATGGACGCCTGGAAAAAAGCCACCCAAGAAGCCGAAGAGCTTAAAAAAATAAACCTGATGGCCCAACTCGAATCGCTTAAAAACCAGGTTAAACCGCATTTTTTATTTAACAGCTTAAATACTTTAACCGCTTTGGTGGAGAAAGACTCGGTGCAGGCGGTAAAATTTATTGCCGAACTGGCCCAGGTATATCGCTACTTGTTACAGAGCAGCGAAAAAGAACTAATTGGTTTAGATCAGGAATTACAATTTACCCAGGCCTATTTTTTTTTATTGCGTACCCGTTTTGGGGAGGGCATCACCCTAAAGATGCAAGTAGCCGAAAATTTAATGAATTGCCTGATTCCGCCGCTGACTTTGCAAATACTCCTGGAAAATGCCATGAAACACAACCAGGTTTCGGTACGCAAACCCTTAGATGTAATTATCCAGAGCGAGCAAGACTGGTTGGTAATAAGCAATAATTTACAACCGAAAAGAGGCACTGTACTTTCTAATGGCATGGGTTTAACCAACATCACGGCTAAGTACAAAATACTTAATCAACCCGAAGTTATTATTTTAAAAGAACCAAATTGTTTCACGGTAAAAGTTCCTCTTATTAAAGCACAAGCAGCATGA
- the rocD gene encoding ornithine--oxo-acid transaminase, with amino-acid sequence MNFTSITSSQQAIDLEEKYGAHNYHPLPVVLTRGEGVYLWDVEGKQYFDFLSAYSAVNQGHCHPKIIQALVDQAQVLTLTSRAFYNDKLGECEKYICDYFGYNKALLMNSGAEAVETAIKLARKWGYEEKGIPKYQAEIIVVEHNFHGRTSGIISFSTDPDSTGGFGPFMPGFKVVPYDDLAALEEALQNPHVCGFLVEPIQGEAGVYVPSEGYLTQAKALCEKYKVLLLADEIQTGIGRTGKLLASQYDNIHPDVLILGKALSGGVLPVSAVLADDAIMLCIRPGQHGSTYGGNPLACAVSIAALEVIKEENLTENAFKLGEIFRARMRQLQGQYPEVLQTVRGRGLLNALVIKPTPDGRTAWEVCLALKENGLLAKPTHGDIIRFAPPLVISEEQLHECCDIIQKTISEF; translated from the coding sequence ATGAATTTTACCAGCATTACCTCCAGCCAACAAGCCATAGACCTTGAAGAAAAATACGGAGCGCATAATTACCATCCGTTGCCGGTAGTGTTAACGCGGGGCGAAGGCGTTTATTTATGGGATGTAGAAGGCAAACAATATTTTGATTTTCTGTCGGCTTACAGCGCGGTAAACCAAGGCCATTGCCATCCCAAAATTATTCAGGCATTAGTAGACCAAGCACAAGTACTCACGCTTACTTCACGGGCTTTTTACAACGACAAACTGGGCGAATGCGAAAAGTATATCTGCGATTATTTTGGTTACAATAAAGCTTTACTCATGAACTCGGGGGCCGAAGCCGTAGAAACAGCCATAAAATTAGCTCGTAAGTGGGGTTACGAAGAAAAAGGCATTCCGAAGTACCAGGCCGAGATTATAGTGGTCGAGCATAATTTTCACGGTCGTACCAGCGGTATTATTTCTTTTTCTACCGATCCGGATTCTACGGGTGGTTTCGGACCATTTATGCCGGGCTTTAAAGTAGTGCCTTACGACGATTTGGCAGCTTTAGAAGAGGCTTTGCAAAATCCGCACGTATGCGGTTTCTTAGTAGAACCTATTCAAGGCGAAGCAGGTGTTTATGTACCCAGTGAGGGATATTTAACCCAAGCCAAAGCGCTGTGTGAAAAGTATAAAGTTTTGCTGCTCGCCGATGAAATTCAAACCGGTATTGGCCGTACCGGTAAATTGCTCGCTTCGCAATACGATAATATTCACCCCGACGTATTAATTTTAGGTAAGGCTTTATCGGGTGGTGTTTTACCCGTTTCTGCCGTTTTAGCCGATGATGCGATTATGCTGTGTATCAGACCCGGTCAGCATGGCTCCACATACGGGGGAAATCCTTTGGCTTGCGCCGTGTCTATAGCTGCTTTAGAGGTAATAAAAGAAGAAAACTTAACCGAGAATGCTTTTAAATTAGGTGAAATTTTCCGGGCTCGCATGCGCCAATTGCAAGGTCAGTACCCCGAAGTATTACAAACCGTACGCGGCAGAGGCTTGCTCAATGCCCTAGTAATTAAACCTACCCCAGATGGACGCACTGCCTGGGAGGTATGTCTGGCTTTAAAAGAAAATGGGTTACTCGCTAAACCTACCCACGGCGATATTATCCGCTTCGCCCCGCCGCTAGTTATTTCGGAAGAGCAGTTACACGAATGCTGCGACATTATTCAGAAGACTATCTCGGAGTTTTAG
- the rpmB gene encoding 50S ribosomal protein L28 codes for MARVCDLTGKRPQVGNNVSHANNKTKRKFYPNLQKKKFYVPEEDAWITLKVSTSAIRTINKNGISAVLKKAVADGYIVY; via the coding sequence ATGGCCAGAGTTTGTGATTTAACCGGAAAAAGACCACAGGTTGGTAATAACGTATCACACGCAAATAATAAAACTAAGCGTAAATTTTACCCCAATCTTCAGAAAAAGAAATTCTATGTACCGGAAGAAGATGCCTGGATTACTTTAAAAGTATCTACCTCAGCTATCCGGACCATTAACAAAAATGGTATTTCGGCGGTACTTAAGAAAGCAGTAGCCGACGGTTATATCGTTTACTAA
- a CDS encoding aminopeptidase P N-terminal domain-containing protein, with protein MAAIRLFLLLVGISFATQAFAQGEVSPEKPTDFLDKDFHRQRRELLIKQLPAHSVAVFFANPERNRANDVDFNYHQDPDFYYLTGYHEPNSVLILFAQEQSIGGKSTREVIFVQPRDLKQEQWNGKRLGEKGVAQQLGFQNILLNSAFAAFDLNSSAFTGGILIKDLPEDTRDAPRDPADLFSLIQQFKQKVNFPGNPKVNNTILHAILDRMREIKTPEELRLLRKAIAISAVGQQEVMKAMRPNMSESEIQGLHEFVYKKYGSEYEGYPSIVGAGNNACVLHYIENDKPQVGTNLVLMDVGAEYHGYTADVTRTIPASGKFTPEQKQVYQLVFEAQQAAFEQCKTGNPFNAPHQAAQRIIAQGLKKLGIIKKEEDASTYFPHGTSHYLGLDVHDRGTYGKLQTNSVITVEPGIYIPEGSPCNKKWWGMGIRIEDDILITEKGWENLSIAAPRSVAEIEALMAQPSALHDFVLPELK; from the coding sequence ATGGCGGCTATCCGGCTTTTCCTGCTTTTGGTAGGAATTAGTTTCGCCACTCAGGCCTTTGCACAAGGCGAAGTTTCTCCGGAGAAGCCAACCGATTTTTTAGATAAAGATTTTCACCGGCAACGGAGAGAGCTGCTAATTAAACAATTGCCGGCTCATTCCGTTGCCGTTTTTTTTGCCAATCCGGAACGTAACCGCGCCAATGATGTAGATTTTAACTATCACCAAGACCCTGATTTTTACTACCTCACCGGTTACCATGAACCTAATTCCGTTTTAATTCTGTTTGCGCAAGAACAATCTATTGGGGGTAAGTCTACGCGCGAAGTTATTTTTGTGCAGCCCCGCGACCTGAAGCAAGAACAATGGAACGGAAAACGCCTCGGCGAAAAAGGAGTAGCCCAACAATTAGGCTTTCAGAATATTTTACTGAATTCCGCATTTGCGGCTTTTGACTTAAACTCATCTGCTTTTACGGGTGGAATTTTGATAAAAGACTTACCCGAAGATACCCGCGATGCTCCCCGTGACCCCGCCGATTTATTTAGCTTAATACAGCAGTTTAAACAAAAAGTAAATTTCCCGGGCAACCCGAAGGTAAATAATACCATTTTACATGCTATTCTGGATAGAATGCGGGAAATTAAAACCCCCGAAGAATTAAGATTATTGCGGAAAGCCATTGCTATTTCGGCAGTAGGGCAGCAGGAAGTGATGAAGGCCATGCGGCCAAATATGTCCGAAAGCGAAATTCAAGGATTGCACGAGTTTGTTTACAAAAAATACGGTTCCGAGTACGAGGGTTATCCTTCTATTGTGGGGGCCGGTAATAATGCTTGTGTCCTGCATTACATCGAAAACGACAAACCCCAGGTAGGTACTAATTTAGTTTTAATGGATGTAGGAGCTGAGTACCACGGTTATACCGCTGATGTAACGCGTACCATTCCGGCCAGTGGCAAATTTACGCCGGAGCAAAAGCAAGTGTATCAATTGGTATTCGAAGCCCAGCAGGCCGCTTTTGAGCAATGTAAAACGGGAAATCCGTTTAACGCCCCGCATCAAGCTGCCCAGCGTATAATTGCTCAAGGGCTTAAAAAGTTGGGAATTATTAAAAAGGAAGAAGACGCTTCTACTTATTTTCCGCACGGTACTTCGCATTACTTGGGCTTGGACGTACACGACCGGGGAACGTATGGTAAGTTACAAACCAACAGTGTTATTACCGTAGAACCAGGGATTTACATTCCGGAAGGTAGCCCCTGTAATAAGAAGTGGTGGGGAATGGGTATCCGGATAGAAGACGATATTTTAATTACGGAAAAAGGCTGGGAAAATTTGTCGATTGCGGCTCCGCGTAGTGTTGCCGAGATAGAAGCTCTGATGGCGCAGCCCAGTGCCTTGCATGATTTTGTACTGCCGGAATTAAAGTAA
- a CDS encoding glycosyltransferase family 2 protein has protein sequence MPLNIRTTCIIPFYNEEYRVFQVLEVVTEIRNIVQIICVDDGSNDDTADLIEQYYPQVKLVRLPYNQGKAAAIRQGLKYAKYENILLMDADLQSINKSEVESAIQAIAHYNLDMLILRRVNAPWFVKFDRGDILLSGERIVKKKDLIKILDQEVNRYQVELAINLYMQKHKRKVRWMPWSATNTYKAKKIGLVEGYKKEFEMFTDIVLYAGFKNIVKQISSFATKKIDHDYLIEQPQNKERSL, from the coding sequence ATGCCATTAAACATCCGGACTACGTGCATTATCCCTTTTTATAACGAAGAATACCGAGTGTTTCAGGTACTGGAAGTCGTAACAGAAATCAGAAATATTGTTCAAATAATTTGTGTAGACGATGGCTCAAACGATGATACCGCAGATTTAATCGAACAATACTATCCGCAGGTAAAACTTGTCCGTTTGCCTTATAACCAAGGTAAAGCCGCCGCTATCCGGCAGGGTTTAAAATATGCCAAGTATGAAAACATCCTGTTGATGGATGCTGATTTACAATCAATTAATAAATCGGAAGTAGAGAGCGCTATTCAAGCAATTGCCCATTATAACCTGGATATGCTTATTCTGCGCCGGGTAAATGCCCCTTGGTTTGTTAAATTTGATCGGGGAGATATTTTACTATCGGGGGAGCGAATTGTAAAGAAAAAAGATTTAATTAAAATTCTAGACCAGGAAGTAAACCGTTACCAAGTAGAACTGGCCATTAACCTGTACATGCAAAAACACAAACGCAAGGTACGCTGGATGCCCTGGTCAGCTACCAATACGTATAAAGCTAAAAAAATAGGTTTAGTAGAAGGATACAAGAAAGAATTTGAGATGTTTACGGACATTGTATTGTATGCAGGTTTTAAAAATATAGTTAAACAAATCAGCTCATTTGCTACTAAAAAAATAGACCACGATTATTTAATTGAGCAGCCCCAAAATAAAGAAAGAAGCCTTTAA
- the rpmG gene encoding 50S ribosomal protein L33, with translation MAKKGNRVQVIMECTEQKNSGVPGTSRYITTKNRKNTPERLELKKFNPNLKKVTVHKEIK, from the coding sequence ATGGCTAAAAAAGGAAATAGAGTACAGGTAATAATGGAATGCACCGAGCAAAAAAACTCAGGTGTTCCGGGTACTTCCAGATATATTACTACCAAAAATCGTAAAAATACCCCTGAACGGTTAGAATTAAAGAAATTTAATCCAAATCTGAAAAAAGTTACTGTACATAAAGAAATTAAATAA
- a CDS encoding DUF4295 domain-containing protein encodes MAKKVVATLKTSTGKDWAKVIKAVKSPKTGAYTFREEMVPVDKVQEFLAAK; translated from the coding sequence ATGGCTAAGAAAGTAGTTGCGACCCTTAAAACCTCCACTGGTAAAGATTGGGCAAAAGTTATTAAAGCAGTAAAGTCACCAAAAACCGGAGCCTATACTTTTAGAGAAGAAATGGTGCCCGTAGATAAAGTGCAAGAATTTTTAGCAGCGAAATAA
- the ftsY gene encoding signal recognition particle-docking protein FtsY → MGLFDFFSKEKKESLDKGLEKTKTNFFDQLSKAVVGKSKVDEEVLDDLEDTLVHSDVGVQTTIKIIKRIEDRVARDKYLGTAELDRILREEIAALLEENNSGKVTAEFVLPANIKPYVIMVVGVNGVGKTTTIGKLAAQFNKAGKKVVLGAADTFRAAAVDQLIIWGERVGVPVISHGMNTDPASVAFDAVKKGVEMEADVVIIDTAGRLHNKVGLMNELTKIKRVMQKFIEQAPHEVLLVLDGSTGQNAVIQAREFMKATDVTALAITKLDGTAKGGVVIGISDEFKIPVKYIGVGEKIDDLQVFDKHEFVDSLFSKQK, encoded by the coding sequence ATGGGACTTTTCGACTTCTTCAGTAAAGAAAAAAAGGAATCGTTGGATAAAGGTTTGGAAAAAACTAAAACCAACTTTTTCGACCAGTTAAGCAAAGCTGTAGTTGGTAAATCTAAGGTAGACGAAGAAGTACTGGACGACTTAGAAGATACCCTCGTGCACTCGGATGTAGGCGTACAAACTACCATTAAAATTATTAAGCGCATCGAAGATCGCGTAGCACGCGACAAATACCTGGGAACGGCTGAACTCGACCGCATTCTGCGCGAAGAAATTGCCGCTTTACTCGAAGAAAATAATTCCGGTAAAGTTACTGCTGAATTTGTGCTGCCCGCTAATATTAAACCCTACGTAATAATGGTAGTGGGCGTAAACGGAGTAGGCAAAACTACCACTATTGGTAAATTGGCCGCTCAGTTTAATAAAGCAGGTAAAAAAGTAGTTTTAGGAGCAGCTGATACGTTCCGGGCGGCGGCCGTTGATCAATTAATTATTTGGGGCGAACGCGTTGGTGTACCGGTTATTTCGCATGGTATGAACACCGACCCAGCTTCGGTAGCTTTCGATGCGGTAAAGAAAGGCGTAGAAATGGAGGCGGATGTGGTCATTATTGATACGGCTGGTCGTTTGCACAACAAAGTGGGTTTAATGAACGAGCTTACGAAAATAAAACGGGTCATGCAGAAGTTTATCGAGCAGGCGCCACACGAAGTGTTGCTGGTATTGGATGGCAGCACCGGCCAGAATGCCGTTATTCAGGCGCGTGAATTTATGAAAGCTACGGATGTTACGGCACTGGCTATTACCAAACTGGACGGTACGGCCAAAGGCGGAGTTGTTATTGGTATTTCTGATGAGTTTAAAATTCCAGTAAAATACATCGGTGTCGGTGAGAAAATTGATGACTTGCAAGTTTTTGACAAACACGAATTTGTTGATTCGCTTTTCTCCAAGCAGAAGTAA
- a CDS encoding sialate O-acetylesterase, with protein sequence MSYIFFRYLLLIFFFSVSCISWANVRLPKLVSDNMVLQRNRKVPVWGWADKGEKVTVQFKNKTYSAVPDATGKWLVNLPAMAAGGPYDMQITGKNSITVKNILMGDVWLGSGQSNMEFQSSWLKFNDAQLGKAEFPNIRLFTVENDLSPIPLADVKKAEWKVCNKENAYNFSAVAFFFARELHQREKVPIGVILTSWGGTIIETWMSPDAINKFPELKSQIAGMDGSPDFLNKLKQENEAQVQEWIKQSYTVDAGYTNGMASWNSPNVNSPDWKEMNIPSLWETIALPDFDGIVWLRKEFTLPTNFKAQEIILNLGPIDDLDQTWVNGALVGESGQYNIPRKYPVKAGVVKPGKNVVVVRVTDTGGGGGIYGKPEELFLTDTKANKIADLSGTWQYKVGSDSKQNKIGTPPSVDVGPNSRPTLLYNAMVKPLIPYAIKGMIWYQGESNAGRAYRYRDLFPAMITDWRAKWGQGNFPFLFVQLANFMKTTPEPNESEWAELREAQAKTLTIPNTAMTVIIDIGEADDIHPKNKLDVGKRLALAAEKLAYNQKVTFSGPLYKNMKVEGSKIRLTFDHAEPGLITKNGATLKGFAIAGSDHKFVWADAQIEGNTVVVSSTQVLAPVAVRYAWADNPDEANLYNKADLPASPFRTDDWPGLTINKK encoded by the coding sequence ATGTCTTATATCTTTTTTCGCTACCTGCTGCTAATCTTTTTCTTTTCTGTATCATGTATTAGCTGGGCTAATGTACGATTACCCAAACTGGTTAGTGATAACATGGTCCTGCAACGCAATAGGAAAGTGCCGGTTTGGGGCTGGGCGGATAAAGGAGAAAAAGTAACCGTACAATTTAAAAATAAAACCTACTCCGCAGTGCCCGATGCGACTGGTAAATGGCTGGTTAATCTTCCGGCAATGGCAGCTGGTGGCCCGTATGATATGCAGATTACCGGCAAAAATTCTATTACGGTAAAAAATATCTTAATGGGCGATGTCTGGTTAGGTTCTGGCCAGTCTAATATGGAGTTTCAGAGTTCCTGGCTCAAATTCAACGATGCGCAACTCGGGAAAGCGGAATTTCCAAACATTCGCCTGTTTACCGTAGAAAATGATTTAAGCCCCATACCTTTGGCAGATGTTAAAAAGGCGGAATGGAAAGTCTGTAATAAAGAGAACGCTTATAATTTTTCGGCTGTAGCCTTTTTCTTCGCCCGGGAATTGCACCAAAGAGAAAAAGTGCCGATAGGAGTAATTCTTACCTCGTGGGGCGGCACCATCATCGAAACCTGGATGAGTCCGGATGCAATAAATAAATTTCCGGAGCTGAAAAGCCAAATTGCTGGTATGGATGGCTCGCCCGATTTCTTAAATAAATTAAAACAGGAAAATGAAGCTCAGGTACAAGAATGGATAAAGCAGAGCTATACGGTTGATGCAGGATATACGAATGGCATGGCCAGTTGGAACAGCCCCAATGTAAATTCTCCTGATTGGAAAGAAATGAATATTCCTTCCTTATGGGAAACTATCGCTCTGCCTGATTTTGATGGCATTGTTTGGTTACGCAAAGAATTTACTTTACCTACCAATTTTAAAGCGCAGGAAATAATTCTGAACTTAGGTCCGATTGATGATCTGGATCAGACTTGGGTAAACGGTGCACTCGTAGGCGAAAGCGGGCAATACAATATTCCTCGTAAATATCCGGTAAAAGCAGGGGTTGTAAAGCCTGGTAAAAATGTAGTAGTGGTGCGCGTAACGGATACGGGCGGCGGAGGCGGTATCTACGGCAAACCGGAAGAATTATTTCTGACTGATACTAAAGCAAATAAAATTGCCGACTTGAGTGGGACCTGGCAGTATAAGGTAGGCAGCGATTCTAAGCAAAACAAAATAGGTACGCCGCCATCCGTAGATGTAGGGCCTAATAGTCGCCCAACTTTACTGTATAATGCCATGGTTAAGCCCCTAATTCCTTACGCTATCAAAGGAATGATTTGGTACCAAGGCGAAAGCAATGCGGGTAGAGCCTACCGTTACCGCGATTTATTTCCAGCAATGATAACAGATTGGCGAGCTAAGTGGGGCCAGGGAAACTTTCCGTTTTTGTTTGTGCAACTCGCTAATTTTATGAAAACCACTCCGGAACCTAACGAAAGCGAGTGGGCAGAATTACGAGAAGCCCAAGCCAAAACTTTAACTATACCTAATACGGCTATGACCGTTATTATTGATATTGGCGAAGCGGACGACATTCACCCAAAAAATAAACTAGACGTTGGGAAGCGTTTAGCCCTTGCCGCAGAAAAGCTGGCTTACAACCAAAAAGTAACGTTCAGCGGTCCGTTGTATAAAAATATGAAAGTGGAAGGAAGCAAAATTCGTCTCACATTTGATCATGCTGAACCAGGACTTATAACCAAAAACGGAGCAACTTTAAAAGGTTTTGCTATTGCCGGTTCAGATCATAAATTCGTTTGGGCCGATGCGCAGATTGAAGGAAACACAGTAGTGGTATCTTCGACTCAAGTTTTGGCACCAGTAGCCGTGCGTTATGCCTGGGCTGACAATCCGGATGAGGCTAATTTATACAATAAAGCCGATTTACCGGCCTCTCCGTTCCGCACGGATGACTGGCCAGGATTAACCATTAACAAAAAGTAG
- the rimO gene encoding 30S ribosomal protein S12 methylthiotransferase RimO, translated as MKVRTLKKDKVNVITLGCSKNLVDSEVLMGQLRSNNFAVTHESGKNDANIIIINTCGFIDNAKQESIDTILQYADEKEAGNIDKLYVTGCLSQRYKDSLEAEIPQVDAYFGTLEMPQLLKTLNADYKHELVGERLLTTPKHYAYFKIAEGCNRPCSFCAIPLMRGKHVDRPIEDLVKEANRLAEMGTKELILIAQDLTYYGLQQYGERKLPDLLRHLSDVPGIDWIRLQYAYPSQFPMEALDVMAERANICKYLDMPLQHISDNMLKTMRRGISKRRTIELVETIRERVPNIALRTTLIAGHPGETQQDFEELYDFVERTRFDRLGIFTYSHEENTHSHTLGDTVPDEVKQERADAIMELQQGISLELNEARLGQTYKVLFDRKESGYYVGRTQYDSPEVDNEVLVPATNHYIRTGEFANVKITSSTDFDLYGEVVS; from the coding sequence GTGAAAGTAAGAACGTTAAAAAAAGATAAGGTAAACGTTATCACCTTAGGTTGTTCTAAGAATCTGGTTGATTCGGAAGTTTTAATGGGGCAATTGCGCAGTAACAATTTTGCGGTTACCCACGAATCCGGAAAAAACGATGCCAATATTATAATCATAAATACCTGCGGTTTTATCGACAATGCCAAGCAGGAATCCATTGATACTATTCTGCAATACGCCGACGAGAAAGAAGCCGGCAACATTGACAAATTATACGTAACCGGGTGCTTGTCGCAGCGCTACAAAGATTCTCTGGAAGCAGAAATCCCGCAGGTAGATGCGTATTTCGGTACTTTGGAAATGCCGCAATTGCTTAAAACTTTAAATGCCGATTATAAGCACGAATTAGTTGGCGAACGCCTTCTGACCACACCCAAACATTACGCTTACTTTAAAATCGCCGAAGGCTGCAATCGCCCCTGTTCTTTCTGTGCTATTCCGTTAATGCGGGGCAAACACGTAGACCGCCCAATAGAAGATTTGGTGAAAGAAGCGAATCGTTTAGCCGAAATGGGCACAAAAGAATTGATCTTGATTGCGCAGGATTTAACCTACTACGGATTGCAGCAGTACGGCGAGCGGAAGTTGCCGGATTTGTTACGGCACTTATCCGATGTACCCGGTATCGATTGGATTCGGTTGCAGTACGCTTATCCCTCGCAGTTCCCGATGGAAGCTTTGGACGTAATGGCCGAGCGCGCGAATATCTGTAAATACCTGGATATGCCGCTGCAGCACATTTCCGATAATATGCTTAAAACCATGCGTCGCGGAATAAGTAAACGCCGTACTATTGAACTGGTAGAAACTATTCGGGAGCGGGTGCCAAATATTGCTTTGCGCACTACTTTGATTGCTGGTCATCCTGGCGAAACGCAACAAGATTTCGAAGAGCTTTACGATTTTGTGGAAAGAACCCGCTTCGATCGTTTGGGTATATTTACGTATTCGCACGAGGAAAACACGCATTCACACACCCTTGGCGATACGGTGCCGGATGAAGTAAAACAAGAGCGGGCCGATGCTATTATGGAATTACAGCAAGGTATTTCTTTAGAGCTGAACGAAGCGCGCCTAGGCCAGACTTATAAAGTATTATTTGATCGAAAGGAAAGCGGTTATTACGTTGGTCGTACTCAATACGACTCACCGGAAGTAGATAACGAGGTACTGGTTCCGGCTACTAACCACTATATAAGAACGGGAGAATTTGCCAACGTAAAAATTACCAGCAGTACCGATTTTGATTTATACGGGGAAGTAGTTAGCTAA